The Desulfurellaceae bacterium genome window below encodes:
- a CDS encoding molybdopterin-dependent oxidoreductase gives MGIDRRNFLKLLGVSSTAPLVSCASGPVETIIPYVIQPEDVVPGLASYYATTCRECPAGCGMLIRTREGRAVKAEGNPSHPLNAGALCARGQAALQGLYNPDRIRQPLARDADGSLHAISWPDAQQRLVDKLQALQAQNQLAETAFVAGQLGDSLERLVGQWLSGLGSQRLHIYEPFSDEALDRASQICFQRPAPSYAIDKAKFLLGFGADFLETWRSPVAYATAFGKMHGGAGRFVQVEPRLSQTGANADTWVSIRAGHEAFLALGMARIIVDEQPAGLAASEAHRLSALLAPYSLERTAELTGVPAWRVQSLARDFASQRPSLALGPGLATTSRQATASQVAVLLLNYVAGNIGQTVRFEADDGPARTQPSSSLDALTTAMADGAVPLLLLAHANPVFSLPRASGFAEALERVPFIVSFSCFVDETTARADLVLPDHSPLESWGDHSPQPGVHSLMQPVMAPVFDTRPMGDVLLSTAAQLVQTSPDQAAPEAAEQAPDPAGGGFLAYLQDSWQTIHQRAVHESGAEADFDAFWRAAVQRGGYWQAAQPIAVELSAAVFEQTFAAPELSGPQQAALPLMLYPSSRYFDGRGANKPWLQELPDPMTKAVWDSWVELHPQTAARLGIQDGEVLVLHSDHGRLEAPAYLYPHMQPDLLAMPIGQGHTNYGRYASGRGANPIQLLPADARTEAGGLAWFSTRVQVASAGRREPLVTTAGSHTQLGRGIARSVTPAALAKRSAASDTADAHGQHDDHDMYPELEYEHYRWGMTVDLSACTGCGACVTACYAENNIPTVGKQAVAQGREMAWLRIERYFADTSPQHWDPDAPPVSFAPMLCQQCGNAPCEPVCPVYATYHSPEGLNAQIYNRCVGTRYCSNNCSYKVRRFNWSQAEWPEPLHLQLNPDVTVREAGVMEKCTFCVQRIQAAKDLAKDENRPVRDGEVTPACAQTCPTRAIRFGNLEDPDSAVSHQRHDPRAYTVLDHLNTKPAVTYLERVVKRGRG, from the coding sequence ATGGGAATTGATCGCCGAAACTTTCTGAAACTGCTCGGCGTCAGCTCTACCGCACCGCTGGTCAGCTGTGCGTCGGGGCCGGTCGAGACCATCATTCCATACGTCATTCAGCCCGAAGACGTTGTCCCCGGGCTGGCCAGCTACTATGCCACCACCTGTCGAGAATGTCCGGCCGGCTGTGGCATGCTGATCCGCACCCGCGAGGGCCGGGCGGTCAAGGCCGAGGGCAATCCGTCCCATCCGCTCAACGCCGGCGCCCTGTGCGCCCGGGGTCAGGCTGCGCTGCAAGGACTGTATAACCCCGACCGCATTCGCCAGCCCCTGGCTCGGGACGCGGACGGCAGCCTGCACGCCATCTCGTGGCCGGACGCCCAGCAGCGCCTGGTCGACAAGCTCCAGGCTCTCCAAGCCCAGAACCAGCTGGCCGAGACGGCGTTTGTGGCCGGCCAGCTCGGCGACAGCCTGGAGCGCCTGGTGGGCCAGTGGTTGTCCGGCCTCGGCTCACAGCGGCTGCACATCTATGAGCCGTTCAGCGATGAGGCGCTGGACCGGGCGAGCCAGATCTGTTTTCAGCGTCCCGCGCCCAGCTATGCCATAGACAAGGCCAAGTTTCTGCTCGGCTTTGGCGCCGACTTTCTGGAAACCTGGCGCTCGCCGGTCGCCTACGCCACAGCCTTTGGCAAAATGCACGGTGGCGCTGGCCGCTTCGTTCAGGTCGAGCCGCGACTGTCGCAAACCGGCGCCAACGCCGATACCTGGGTCAGTATTCGGGCCGGCCACGAGGCGTTTCTGGCCCTGGGTATGGCCCGCATCATTGTTGACGAGCAACCCGCCGGCCTGGCGGCGTCCGAAGCCCACCGGCTCAGCGCCCTGCTGGCGCCCTATTCGCTGGAGCGGACGGCCGAGCTGACCGGCGTGCCGGCCTGGCGGGTGCAGAGCCTGGCCCGCGACTTTGCCAGCCAGCGGCCGAGTCTGGCGCTGGGGCCTGGGCTGGCGACAACCTCGCGCCAGGCGACGGCCAGTCAGGTGGCCGTCCTGCTGCTCAACTACGTGGCCGGCAATATCGGTCAGACCGTCCGCTTTGAAGCCGACGACGGACCGGCCCGGACCCAGCCCTCCAGCTCGCTCGACGCTCTCACCACGGCCATGGCGGACGGCGCTGTCCCGCTCCTGCTGCTGGCCCATGCCAACCCGGTCTTCAGCCTGCCCCGGGCCAGCGGGTTTGCCGAGGCGCTTGAGCGGGTGCCGTTCATCGTCAGCTTCTCGTGTTTTGTCGATGAAACAACCGCCCGGGCCGACTTGGTGCTGCCCGACCACAGCCCACTGGAGAGCTGGGGCGACCACAGCCCGCAGCCCGGCGTGCATAGCCTGATGCAGCCGGTCATGGCCCCGGTGTTTGACACCCGACCAATGGGCGACGTGCTGCTCTCGACCGCCGCCCAGCTGGTCCAGACCAGCCCGGATCAAGCGGCGCCGGAAGCCGCCGAGCAGGCGCCTGATCCGGCCGGGGGTGGCTTCCTTGCCTATCTCCAGGACTCGTGGCAGACCATTCATCAGCGGGCCGTACACGAGTCCGGGGCTGAGGCGGATTTTGACGCCTTCTGGCGCGCAGCCGTGCAGCGCGGGGGCTACTGGCAGGCGGCCCAGCCCATAGCGGTCGAGCTGTCCGCAGCCGTCTTCGAGCAGACCTTTGCGGCGCCGGAACTGTCCGGTCCGCAGCAGGCCGCCCTGCCCCTCATGCTGTACCCGTCCTCGCGCTATTTTGACGGACGGGGGGCGAACAAACCCTGGTTGCAGGAACTGCCCGACCCCATGACCAAGGCGGTGTGGGACTCCTGGGTCGAACTCCATCCCCAGACCGCAGCCCGGCTCGGCATCCAGGACGGGGAGGTGCTGGTCCTGCACTCCGACCACGGCCGGCTCGAAGCCCCGGCCTACCTCTACCCCCACATGCAGCCGGACCTGCTGGCCATGCCGATCGGTCAGGGCCACACCAACTACGGGCGCTACGCCAGCGGCCGCGGCGCCAACCCGATTCAGCTCCTGCCGGCCGACGCCCGCACCGAGGCCGGCGGGCTGGCCTGGTTCTCGACCCGGGTCCAGGTCGCGTCGGCCGGACGCCGGGAGCCGCTGGTCACCACGGCCGGCAGCCACACCCAACTCGGCCGCGGCATCGCCCGGTCGGTCACCCCAGCCGCGCTGGCCAAACGGTCCGCCGCTTCCGACACGGCAGACGCCCACGGCCAGCACGACGACCACGACATGTATCCCGAGCTGGAGTACGAACACTACCGCTGGGGCATGACGGTCGATCTGTCGGCCTGCACCGGCTGCGGGGCGTGTGTGACGGCCTGCTACGCCGAGAACAATATCCCAACGGTCGGCAAGCAGGCGGTCGCCCAGGGCCGGGAGATGGCCTGGCTGCGGATCGAGCGCTATTTTGCCGATACCTCGCCCCAGCACTGGGACCCCGACGCCCCGCCGGTGTCGTTTGCGCCCATGCTGTGTCAGCAGTGCGGCAACGCCCCGTGCGAGCCGGTGTGTCCGGTGTACGCCACCTATCACAGCCCGGAGGGCCTGAACGCCCAGATCTATAACCGGTGTGTCGGCACCCGCTACTGCTCGAACAACTGCTCGTATAAGGTGCGCCGCTTCAACTGGTCGCAGGCCGAATGGCCCGAACCCCTCCACCTCCAGCTCAATCCCGACGTGACGGTGCGGGAAGCCGGGGTGATGGAGAAGTGCACCTTCTGCGTCCAGCGGATTCAGGCTGCCAAAGACTTGGCCAAGGACGAAAACCGGCCGGTCCGGGACGGCGAGGTCACCCCCGCCTGCGCCCAGACGTGTCCGACCCGGGCGATTCGCTTCGGCAATCTGGAAGACCCCGACAGCGCCGTCTCCCACCAGCGCCACGACCCGCGCGCCTACACCGTCCTGGACCACCTCAATACCAAACCGGCGGTGACCTACCTGGAACGAGTCGTCAAGCGCGGACGCGGCTGA
- a CDS encoding c-type cytochrome, producing the protein MNKVCEPQRKRGLVCLLVAALAILAAERGHSLPWNTDMYGQPELAVGTAPQPPPAHSVPTTGVEPPLSARMSERIRAGLRLSNPNPASAESLASGKALFQIYCTACHGPQGRGDGSVVGKGIPSSDLHATRIKGQKDGYMYATIRSGGIIMPSYGHALSVAERWDIVNYLRHLQDQ; encoded by the coding sequence ATGAACAAGGTGTGTGAGCCCCAGCGGAAACGGGGGCTGGTGTGCCTGCTGGTCGCAGCCCTGGCGATCCTGGCCGCCGAGCGCGGCCACAGCCTGCCGTGGAACACCGACATGTACGGTCAGCCCGAACTCGCGGTCGGCACGGCGCCGCAGCCTCCGCCCGCCCACAGTGTGCCGACGACCGGGGTTGAGCCGCCCCTGTCGGCGCGCATGTCGGAGCGGATCAGAGCCGGGCTGCGCCTCAGCAACCCGAATCCGGCCTCGGCCGAGTCCCTGGCCAGCGGCAAAGCCCTGTTTCAGATCTACTGCACGGCCTGCCACGGTCCCCAGGGCCGGGGCGACGGCTCGGTCGTGGGCAAGGGCATTCCGTCCTCAGACCTCCACGCCACGCGGATCAAAGGTCAAAAAGACGGCTATATGTATGCGACGATCCGCAGCGGCGGCATCATCATGCCCAGCTATGGCCACGCCCTGTCGGTCGCTGAGCGCTGGGATATTGTGAATTACCTGCGTCACCTGCAAGACCAATGA
- a CDS encoding cytochrome c3 family protein, whose amino-acid sequence MHSTPTLRLRLLVLVIAVLGVLTALYTREVNQGVWNAGKAAWWDFHLIDLGLTGWGKAPRQPIAFSHALHAGQYGLDCLYCHSAARVSPQAGIPSLETCIGCHKSATDKPELLKVQDYWQRQEPIPWLRVHTLPLFTRFSHKRHIRAGVACDSCHGQVIQMERVEQVSSLKMGWCVTCHEAQQADKDCLVCHY is encoded by the coding sequence ATGCACTCAACACCCACACTCCGCCTTCGCCTGCTTGTCCTCGTCATCGCTGTGCTCGGTGTGCTGACGGCGCTCTACACCCGGGAGGTCAACCAGGGCGTGTGGAATGCGGGCAAGGCCGCCTGGTGGGATTTTCACCTCATCGACCTGGGCCTGACCGGTTGGGGCAAGGCGCCCCGCCAGCCAATCGCTTTCAGTCACGCCCTGCACGCCGGGCAGTACGGGCTCGACTGCCTGTACTGTCACAGCGCGGCCCGCGTCTCTCCCCAGGCCGGCATTCCGTCGCTCGAGACGTGTATCGGCTGCCACAAAAGCGCCACCGACAAGCCCGAACTGCTCAAGGTCCAGGACTACTGGCAGCGCCAGGAACCCATCCCCTGGCTGCGGGTGCATACGCTGCCGCTCTTCACCCGCTTCAGCCACAAACGCCATATCCGGGCCGGCGTGGCCTGCGACAGCTGCCACGGGCAGGTCATCCAGATGGAACGGGTCGAGCAAGTGTCGTCGCTGAAGATGGGCTGGTGTGTAACGTGTCACGAGGCTCAGCAGGCGGACAAGGACTGCCTGGTATGCCATTATTGA
- a CDS encoding HigA family addiction module antidote protein: MPMKNPPHPGKIVRVSCLEPLGLNVTEGAKVLGVSRQALSNLVNCRARMSTDMAIRLAKAFGSTTETWIRLQAAYDVAQAQAREDEIEVERYEPRPAAGQ; encoded by the coding sequence GTGCCGATGAAAAATCCGCCGCACCCTGGCAAAATTGTCCGGGTGTCCTGTCTGGAACCGCTTGGCCTGAACGTCACCGAAGGCGCGAAGGTGCTCGGCGTTAGCCGCCAGGCCCTCTCGAACTTGGTGAATTGCCGCGCCCGCATGTCCACCGACATGGCGATCCGGCTGGCGAAAGCGTTCGGCTCCACGACGGAGACATGGATACGCTTGCAGGCCGCCTACGACGTTGCCCAGGCGCAAGCGCGTGAGGATGAAATCGAGGTCGAGCGCTATGAGCCACGACCAGCGGCGGGACAATAG
- a CDS encoding DUF3341 domain-containing protein translates to METTTLSYRQVNRDLLKPAFSAPIRTWAILLVCDLAVLAFGLYCWRYQIEAGLGVTGLSHPVSWGVYITNFVFWVGIAHSGTLISAVLFLFRARWRTSIARSAEAMTIFAVMTAALFPIIHLGRAWNFYWLLPYPNQRQLWVNFQSPLVWDAFAISTYFAVSAMFWYIGLMPDLAAIRDRARGLRRRIYGLLALGWQGTNRQWLHYLSAYGFFAALATPLVVSVHSVVSWDFAMALVPGWHSTIFAPYFVAGAIFSGLAMVLTLLIPLRRIFGLHAYITPTHFDNLGKMIILTSLILSYSYISEVFIAWYSGNPFEREIFWYRAFGDYGRLFWLMVLCNCVVPMLLWLRAIRTHTVWLFGISLLINVGMWLERFVIIVSSLAHEFNPSAWGVYQPSWVEVGITAGSFAWFFLWFLLFIKFLPLVSLAEVKEHLPAAAEPPPADPDAVPVAPVLSGRGSGAIGIFPRLDSLLAAVSQLRQRGYTRLSVVSPFPVPEIQRAFDASPSPIRYFTLAGGLLGMCIGFGLPIYTALDWPLQTGGKPILGLPSFAIIGFEMTILFGALATLVGLLIHARLPARSVEISHDPRFSEDCFGVFVACPASQLEAVKDSLASSGAQDVYEQGV, encoded by the coding sequence ATGGAAACCACGACCCTCAGCTATCGTCAGGTCAACCGCGACCTGCTCAAGCCGGCCTTCTCGGCTCCGATCAGAACCTGGGCGATCCTGCTGGTGTGCGATCTGGCGGTCCTGGCCTTTGGCCTGTACTGCTGGAGATACCAGATTGAGGCCGGACTGGGGGTGACGGGCCTGAGCCACCCGGTAAGCTGGGGCGTGTACATCACGAATTTTGTGTTCTGGGTCGGCATTGCCCACTCCGGGACGCTGATCTCGGCGGTCTTATTCCTGTTCCGGGCGCGCTGGCGCACGTCTATCGCCCGCAGTGCGGAGGCCATGACGATCTTTGCGGTCATGACCGCCGCCCTGTTCCCGATCATCCACCTGGGCCGGGCGTGGAATTTCTACTGGCTGCTGCCGTATCCGAATCAGCGTCAGCTGTGGGTCAACTTCCAGTCTCCGCTGGTCTGGGACGCGTTTGCCATCAGCACCTACTTCGCGGTCAGCGCCATGTTCTGGTACATCGGCCTGATGCCTGACCTGGCCGCCATCCGGGATCGGGCGCGCGGCCTGCGTCGTCGCATCTACGGCCTGCTGGCCCTGGGCTGGCAGGGCACCAACCGGCAGTGGCTGCACTACCTCAGCGCCTACGGGTTTTTCGCCGCCCTGGCCACGCCGCTCGTCGTGTCGGTCCACAGCGTGGTGTCCTGGGACTTCGCCATGGCCCTGGTGCCGGGCTGGCACAGCACGATTTTCGCCCCCTACTTTGTGGCCGGGGCGATTTTCTCGGGGCTGGCCATGGTTTTGACGCTGCTGATTCCGCTGCGACGCATCTTCGGCCTGCACGCCTACATCACTCCCACCCATTTCGACAATCTGGGCAAGATGATCATCCTCACCTCGCTGATCCTCAGCTACTCGTATATCAGCGAGGTGTTCATCGCCTGGTATAGCGGCAATCCGTTTGAGCGCGAGATCTTCTGGTATCGGGCCTTTGGCGATTACGGCCGCCTGTTCTGGCTGATGGTCTTGTGCAACTGCGTGGTGCCGATGCTGCTGTGGCTGCGCGCGATTCGGACTCATACCGTGTGGCTGTTCGGCATCTCGCTGCTGATCAACGTCGGCATGTGGCTGGAGCGCTTTGTCATTATTGTCTCGTCCCTGGCCCACGAGTTTAATCCCTCGGCCTGGGGCGTGTACCAGCCGTCGTGGGTTGAGGTCGGCATCACCGCCGGCAGCTTTGCCTGGTTTTTCCTGTGGTTTCTGCTGTTCATCAAGTTTCTGCCGCTGGTCTCCCTGGCCGAGGTCAAAGAGCACCTGCCGGCCGCCGCCGAGCCACCGCCGGCCGACCCGGACGCGGTACCGGTCGCCCCTGTATTGAGCGGACGCGGCAGCGGTGCGATAGGTATTTTTCCCCGGCTCGACAGCCTGCTGGCGGCCGTCAGCCAGCTCCGCCAGCGCGGCTACACCCGGCTCAGCGTGGTGTCGCCTTTTCCCGTGCCCGAAATCCAGCGCGCGTTTGACGCCTCGCCCAGCCCGATCCGCTATTTCACGCTGGCCGGTGGGCTGCTGGGGATGTGTATCGGCTTTGGCCTGCCGATCTATACGGCTCTGGACTGGCCGCTGCAAACGGGCGGCAAACCGATCCTGGGGCTGCCGTCGTTCGCCATCATCGGCTTTGAGATGACCATTCTGTTCGGCGCCCTGGCAACCCTGGTCGGCCTGTTGATACACGCCCGACTGCCCGCCCGGTCGGTCGAAATCAGCCACGATCCGCGCTTTTCAGAAGACTGCTTTGGGGTGTTTGTGGCCTGTCCGGCCTCACAGCTGGAAGCGGTCAAGGACAGCCTCGCTTCGAGCGGCGCCCAGGATGTGTATGAACAAGGTGTGTGA